ctttttaGTCTTAGATATTTCACCGGATccgaaaaaccaaaccaaaatcaatcaagaaatatagttgtggtttgggtttggatttaGGGCAAAgtacatatttgattttttcgtCGACTTGCGGTCTTTATTTGATTCCTAGTCCTATCCGAGACCCAGTTGGGTATTCAAagtatattaaatgttttaagtatattaggtatatttgattttttcatatatgtatttgGTATTTCGAATGTGTTTTCagtattatgaatatttttttaagtttcggaTCCAGATTTCCGATTATAGTTTCGggtaaaattcaattttttttgggtatgAAGAAATGTTTTTAGGTATCTTAGGTTCCTCATGTCATATTTACCGTAAACTTTGGGTTTTTTTaggaatttaaatatttttcaggtatttatttgtgttttcggatttttttgtgtttcagtatttttttaatttttgggtaCTTCGAATATTTTTCGAGTCCTAAAAACCCCAAGCCAATTTGGACCGTTACATACCCAAAAACTATAGGTATTTTGTAGGTATTTGAATTATTGACCTTGATCCCAAAGAAATCGACCCGAATCCGAaccagaaaattttaaatacttagaTCGAAAGGAACCGATCCTTACCCAACCAGAAGACCCGATGCCCATACCTACTCTCTCACGTTATATTTTGTGTGCATTTTATAAGAGTTACATTTGTTGAACTTGTGAGCCTTAAGATTTACTTGGTTGATTTTGGTTAATTTAgtagtatagatttgtaaattttttaataatttttaatcttgtattaaataacaaattttattttaaactataaaaaaataatttaacgtaaaatatatagttttatttttttacatatggTTTGTTAAAGTGtttgtattaaatttgattttgtaaatttttggaaCTATATAGATGTTTAGAAAATAGTGTAATaaagtatataaactatattgtATGTTTAGAAAAGAGTATAATAAAGTATAAAAACTATATTGTGTATATCATTGTCGTGTGATATggtctaataaataaaattttatttgttgtatAATTTTGTCATGTTCAAAAAGATGTGGtgtaataaattattgttagagaaattttAGGTTAGATATTGTTAATCAAATATTATGGTAAGACCAAATATATTGCTAGTAAATGAAATGGTCTAACAACCTTtcataaatagtttttttcagaatgattctcttttaatagaatagatattcCATTCTTTGTACTATCGATGGTTCGTAAATATCTGGTCCAAAAATTGTATATCGTTTGAATATTGGATTATATATTAATACTATTCCAAAAATTAGCACTCATTCATATTTGACCGATCCATCTATTTTTCATGCAAATCTTTAGGTTTACCTGTTTAACTGCGGATCCGGATCGGGTATGGAAAACTGAATAAAAttattgacaaatatataattcattttaataacataactatgtaaattaaaattttaaaaataatatttaataccAACTAACATTTTTAATCTAAAAATCAATTTCAAACGGGTCaaaatctatttattaaattaaaaggcAAACGGGCCTATTTCTTTAACAAAGGTCTATTGTATACAAAAATACCGTTGACTATTGATGATACATATTGTTTCTCACGATCCACGTATGGTTTCTATATATCATTTGGAGTACCACATTAGACAAAAGCATGATAAATTGAAAAGTTCTCGCATTAGTTTAGTTCCCATCTTAGTCCAATGAAGTTGAAAGGGGCCATGAAACAAAGGAGTTTTGCCATTATTTTATTATCCATCCTACTCTTTTACATggagtttttgaaaataaaaaaataaactcagAAGGTTTGGCCACTTCATAAGATAATAATGTCAAACCCCAACGTTTTGATCTCAACGATCTTCACAGCATAATGATCGAGGTTTATGAACTCTATTCCTTGTTTGAAACTTATTCTGAAGTTTGGTTCTTGAGCTCACCACAATCTTCAATCACAACTGGTTCAGAAGTAGCTCCCCTCTCAGACCCAACATTCTCCATCGCCTTCACCACATCGTACCCATCAACGACTTTCCCAAACACCACGTGCTTCCCATCGAGCCAAGCTGTCTTATCAGTGCAGATAAAGAACTGAGAACCGTTCGTGTTGGGGCCTGAATTAGCCATAGACAAAATCCCCGGACCAGTGTGCTTCAACTTGAAGTTCTCGTCCTGAAACTTAGCCCCGTAAATCGATTCTCCACCGGTTCCATTCCCGCGGGTGAAGTCTCCTCCTTGGCACATGAACCCTGGGATGATACGGTGAAAGGCTGAGCCTTTGTAGTGTAGTGCCTTCCCTGCTTGCCCAATACCCTTCTCTCCTGTGCACAGAGCACGGAAGTTATCAGCTGTTCTCGGTGTCACATCTGCGAATAGCTCCATCACAACACGACCCGCCTTCATCTTTCCTATCAAGATGTCAAAGAAGACCTTCGGGTTTGCCATTTTTCCTCACAGATCTCTTCACTCCAAATCCTGCCAATAACAATGTGTACGATTAAGCAAAGTCAAGGCATAAAACTACACATTTGAACTCAGCAATCTAAGATTCATCAACCTAATGTCCCAAACAGTTCAAATAACAAAACTTGTGGAACTATAATTTAACCGAACACTTCAAAAATACATAATCGAACCATCCAACCAATGTCCCAAACTGTTCAAACAACAACAAATTTTTTGGAGCTATATATAACTTAGCGAACAGTTTAAAGTAGAGTATTGTCACTAGGGATTCAATTATTCAGACCAGATCTATTCAGATTCTAATCAGTTAGTTAAAAACATACAGAACAGTGAAAGAAATGTCCCAATCATTAGAATTGTcgataagaaagagagagattctTATAACACAGAGACTTTTTGGTCTCAATGAATGGTTTTAAGATTTCGCACAAATATTGAGCTCGCAGGCGATTTAAACTATACGTTATCTACAAGCCTTCGATATGTGCTTTTACGCAAGTTACAGAGATATAAACTAACAGTGGATCGGATTGAAGTACAGAAAATTCAATACTGTTGAAAGGGAGTACCTTTTTGCAGATGAAAGTCGTCTTCTCAACACGGGTCTGTTGATTTTGGCTTTCAATGATGCAGGTGAACAGTTATATAACGGCTCAGTGGACTGAGGGAATTGGGAGCTAGGGTTTTACTAGGGCTTTTCACAGATTGAGACAGAGATTTATTTTCACATCAGTTGATAGGCTCATCTAAAAGGCCCATTATATGATTTAGGCCCACCGCCAAAATTACCATCTAAGAAAACTTGAGTTTGGCAATGGACAATGATTTTCCCCCTTTTTATCTCAAAAACTTAAACTAATGAATGAAATGGAATAGTATGGAAGAGATTTTCGGTATGCTTCATTGTGAATTATATTGccttttctaaaaaaaagttgtactttctctctctgtgAGTGGATTCCAATTACCGGCCTAGGCCACAGTGTtcctttcaaaattttaatctttacTCCcgttctttttttctctttttacgTCTCTCCactttcctttatttttttttttctagcgAATTTCTGTCgctacaaactttttttttttacaaatgatatcataaaaattatgataaattttgtGTTATACAAAGAAGCTTACTACAATCAAGCTTGATCTTTTACCCAAGATTTTGCAATATCTCTGTGTCGGAAATTTCAACTGTTGTGATTCCATGGTTGACTTTCTCCAAAAAGGTGATCCAATCAATGTCATTTGAAGAGGAAGAACCTCTAATCCTTCCAGATAGCCCAAGATTCCGAGTGTTTGATGAGAACGAGACACGTCTGTTGGGTCGCCTGCTAAACCTTGATTGCCAATCTATGACAAAAAAGATAGGATACACGCCTACCGCACGGAGAGTATACGTGAGTGTGAGAGGAATCACGTTATCCCGTGAAAAATCATTTAAGTACAAAAACGACATGCGATGTTTTAAAACAACACGATGTGTCAAAACGACATGATTTTTTAAATCCGATTTTAAATCCCCTCATGTGACATAACTCTAAGAAATCTCCAAATCAGTAACCCTCATTGCGAAAAAAACTTCTAATTCTGAGAGTTTCGAGAGGTTATGTGGATTTGTAGTTGAATAGAAGAGACTTCAGGTGGATAGTTCTTTTGATTCAGCCTAATTCGAAAGATAAAAGTTTGATTTACCAGAGAAAAGACCTTTATTCATACTGATTTGGGGATTCAAAGAATCGAGCCGTTTTTTGCTCCgatggtgttgttttaaaacttctCATGTCGTTTATGTGCTTAAATGAAATGATGTGTTTCAATTTAGCAGATTTTTTTTCAGAATAGACGACACCATTGATGGAGGGTTACATGCATTAACGTTTCAATAGTTGAgagtttaaaaacataaaactttaGTTGGGGGTTTATCATATGATATAAAAGTAGTTGGAggtttaaatcactaaaaacCAAAGGGGTTTTACGTATTTCATGTCGTTTTGTGATTAAATGAAACTCCTCGTTTCAATTTAACGGATCTCCGTCCAGAAAAGATGACTCTGTTGACGGAGAGTTAATGGCATTAACGGTTTAATAGTTGggggtttaaaaacataattttttagttGGGGGTTTTTCATCCGATCTAAAAATAGTTGGaagtttaaatcactaaaaacCCAAACTAAACTAAGGAATGAAATGCAAGAGTATGGAAGAGATTTTTCGTATGGTTCATTAAGAAGTATATTGCcttttctggaaaaaaaatatatattcccTCACCGTGAGTGGATTCCAATTACCAGCATAGGCCACAGTGTCTCTTTTTAAGAAAGTCAAAATTTCAATCTTTACTCTCGTTTCctctttttcatgttttttcatttttctttactttttgtttatttccCATCTAATTTATGTCTCCACAAGCTTTCTTTTTACGAATGATATCACAAAAAATTATGACATAATTTTGTGTTATACAAGGAAGCTTACTACAATCACGCTTGATCTTTACTTAAGATTTTGCAACATTTATGTGACTTCGCCGTCGGAAATTTCAACTGTCGTGAATCCATAGCTGAATTTCTCCAGAAAGCGATCCAGTCAATGTCACTTGAAGAGGATGAATCTCTAACCCTTCCAGATAGCCCAAGATTTCGAGTTTTTGATGAGAACGAGACAAGTCTGCTGGGTCGCCTGCTAAACCCTGATTGCCAATCTATGGCAAAGATGACAGACTACATTCCTACGGTATGGAGAGTGTACGGGAGGGTGAGAGGAATCATGTTATCCCGTGACAAGTTCTAGTATGTTTTCCAATGTGAGGAGGATCTTCAGACAGTGTTGGCCTTGGTCTTACAATCATTGGGCGATGGTTCTAGAAAGGTGGACAACTAACCCACCGGAATACTTCCTCCAAAACATAGAGATTTGGATTCGCATACGCCATAATCCGTTCAATTTCTTTACCGCTGAAACTATGCATCATCTTGCTTCTGAAGTGGGTAAGGTGGAGGAAATTGCCTATGATCCTCAAGTGTCCCACACCAAGTTTTACATAAGATCGTTGGTTACTTTCAATACTAACAATCTGGCCAAAGCATCTCGGAAACTCACTATAAAAGGCGGGACTGTTACAATTGAATTTGAATATGGGAAGATTCATAAGGGATGCTTCCATTGTCTAAGGCTTACTcatgagaagatgaaatgtcCGTTACTTAGAAGAGGAGGTAACAAAGAGCTAAAGACAATTGAAACTCCAATACTACCACATGGCTATCCGGTGCTAACTGAGAGATTAGATGGTCCACCGGGGTTTCCAATACTTTTTCCTGAACTGACTAATGAGGATCGTAAGATGGCTTTGTTATACATTTCTCATTCTTATGAAACTGAGAGATTGGCTCGTATTGAATGAGTCAAACAAGGAATAGAAAAGAACATGGCAGCAGCTTATGTTCATCTGACTCGTATCACAAAAGTAGTCAGATCACAAAAGAGTTAGATAAAGGGAAAGGTCATGTCTTTTCCTACAATGATCCTTCTAATATGCATCAAGGAGGAGCGTTAACTCAGATTCACAGTATGCTTCTTATTCAACGTAATGAaaagagtgatgaggaagtagAGTCCTCTGGTCCAATGTTGTCGATTTGCACTGCCCCAGTGGTTCTGACGGATTTTCAGCTTGGCCCTTTTTCGGAAGTGCGAGTCACCGGGAACATGGGCACAAGCAAAGCTCAAAGGAAACAGCCCCCATCTTGGAAGATAAGAGCGGTTGGCAAAAACATGAAGGTATCTCCAGCTTCATCGTCTCCAAATATTTTGGAACAACCTATGCTCGTGGAAAGCATATTATCCTATGATCTCAGAGAAAACTATAACCAGAAATTTTTTACGGTGAGAAGACTTTCACCGATAGTTGAGAAGACTTTCCCGGAAGTATTTTGgtggaagacttccatgtaactCTTCtagaaaaagtcaaatttctgacacaattcagtcaattgcaaaactaatttgcttatccgagaagacttacacgtaagtcttCTCAGATATTTTcgagatttttttgttaacaaagaaaagttgGAAGACTTCCAAGGAAGTCGTCTctaagaaacaaacataaattcaactgcaaaactaacttatgcattgaccagaagacttatgTAAAAATCTTCTAGACTTATACGGAAGTTTTCTGgcaaacagatctggaaaaaattgatttcatacattcaaccaaagagataacttgtttagcttttccaagcacacagaatttCAACGCGAAAGCGACCCACTTGTTAATGACCAAGAATCTTGAGCTtgaatggctctatgaaccttTAAAAGTTTAGAATcgaaatcttgggttttttggaTGTAtaaagagagaaagtgaaagagatgttgtttagTGCCTAAGAAATAATATAGGAAGAGtgaaaatcgatttttaggtgc
The window above is part of the Brassica napus cultivar Da-Ae chromosome C8, Da-Ae, whole genome shotgun sequence genome. Proteins encoded here:
- the LOC111208740 gene encoding peptidyl-prolyl cis-trans isomerase CYP19-3, which codes for MANPKVFFDILIGKMKAGRVVMELFADVTPRTADNFRALCTGEKGIGQAGKALHYKGSAFHRIIPGFMCQGGDFTRGNGTGGESIYGAKFQDENFKLKHTGPGILSMANSGPNTNGSQFFICTDKTAWLDGKHVVFGKVVDGYDVVKAMENVGSERGATSEPVVIEDCGELKNQTSE
- the LOC111209040 gene encoding uncharacterized protein At4g02000-like, which gives rise to MVLERWTTNPPEYFLQNIEIWIRIRHNPFNFFTAETMHHLASEVGKVEEIAYDPQVSHTKFYIRSLVTFNTNNLAKASRKLTIKGGTVTIEFEYGKIHKGCFHCLRLTHEKMKCPLLRRGGNKELKTIETPILPHGYPVLTERLDGPPGFPILFPELTNEDRKMALLYISHSYETERLARIE